The Paraburkholderia hospita DNA segment GCTGGCGGCAGGCGCGCTCGCTTCGCTGCCGATGCGCGAGCGTGCGCCGCGCGTGCGCCTTCTGATCGCGTTCGTCGTGGCAACGCTCGCCGTCAAGGCTGGCGCGACGTTTCTGCAATCGCAATCGGGCCTTGCGTTCAACTGGGCCACGCCCGGCGCGCTGATCGGCCTCGCCGCCGGTTTTATCGCGATGCTGCTGACGCTGAAGCTGCCGCGCAGCTCGCGCGTTGCGCTCGCGGCGATCGCGCTGGTCGTTTCGCTCGTGGTCGTCAATCTGCTGCCCGTGAATCCGTATTTCGACGTCGTGCTCGCCGACTGGCGGCAAGGCCGCTATCTGCATTTCAACGGCCTCGCGCGCTGGCTCGCGTGGATGTGGCCGTATGCGGCGTTGGTGTGGGTCGGGTTGTCGGCGGAACGCGCATTGCTGTCGAAGCGGCGCGGGTCGCGTGCGTAGCAGGCATGCATGCTGGATCGATGCCGATGTAGCGACGCCAGCGGCGATCTGCGATGTTCGATCCCCGTCGTTATAATCGATGGGACCTCCTATCCCCGCTTACGGCGAGCCGCGTCATGCATGCGCACCGCTTCGTCCACGCACCTCACACGTCGGCCATCATGGATTCCTTCTTCAAATATCACGTCTTTTTCTGTCTGAATCAGCGCGAACCGGGCGCAACGCGTCCGAGTTGCGCGAACTGCGGCTCGCAGGAAATGCAGGAATACGCGAAGAAACGCGTGAAACAGCTCGGCCTTGCCGGTCCCGGTCAGGTGCGGATCAACAAGTCGGGGTGTCTGGACCGCTGCGAGGAAGGGCCGACTGTCGTCGTGTATCCGGAAGGCGTCTGGTACACGTACGTCGACACGAGCGATATCGATGAGATCGTCGATTCGCATCTCGTGAACGGCAAGATCGTCGAGCGCCTGCTGATCGACCGCTGATCCGTAGCGTTTCAACCGCGTCACTCGTCCATACAAGATGAACGTACATACGAAGAAGTATCTGATCGACGGCCCGGTGGGCAAGATCGAAGTCGCCGTCGATGCGCCCGACGCCAGCCGCGACGGCGGCGCTGCGCCGCGCGGTATCGCGCTCGTCGCGCATCCGCATCCGCTGTTTGGCGGCACGATGGACAACAAGGTCGCGCAAACGCTGGCGCGCACGCTGGTCCAGCTGAACTACATCACGTATCGCTCGAATTTTCGCGGTGTCGGCGAAACGCAAGGCACGCATGACGCCGGCGTCGGTGAACGCGACGATTTGCGCGCTGTGCTCGACCACATGCGTGAGCAGCCGGGCCACGCCGACCTGCCGCTCGTGCTCGCGGGCTTTTCGTTCGGCACGTTCGTGCTGTCGCATGTCGCCGCGCGGCTGCGTGAAGAAGGGCAGGAAATCGAGCGGATGGTGTTCGTCGGCACGGCGGCGAGCCGCTGGGAGGTCGCGCCTGTGCCGGAAAACACGCTCGTGATTCACGGCGAAACCGACGATACCGTGCCCATCCAGTCGGTTTTCGACTGGGCGCAGCCGCAGGAACTGCCCGTCGTGGTGATTCCGGGCGCGGAGCATTTCCTGCATCGCAAGCTGCATATCCTCAAGCGCATCATCGTCGACGCGTGGCGCTGATTTCACGGCGCCGGTGCATCGCGAAAACATGAGCGGCCGCGTGCCGCTCATGTTGTAAAAAGCCCTCGAAAAATGCGGGAAAACTCCATGACGTACGGCAAATTGTCAGGCGGCAGCACGTATAATGAGCGCTCTTTTTTGGGCGCAGCATTGCCCGTCTGGTGGATCGAATCGCCTCGCTCGTGAGTTCATGGCAGCGGATTCGGCGCGAGATGCGAGGCGCGCTGCGCGAACCGACCGCGTGACAGACAGTCTGACGAGCAGTCAAAACCACGCCGTGCCGCGCTTATGACACTCGCGCGCGGCGGAGTCTGCCCGTCCGGCATCACGCGAATCATCCGAACTGCGCATCCTGCGCACCAGCCCATTTCTGCCCGAATCGATCCTATGCGCTTTTCGAATCACGGCTCTTTCAGCCTTCCCAGCCTCGTTTCTTTCGTTCCGCAATCCGTCGCCAGCAAGCTGGCGCTGGGTCTTGCGCTGCCCGCCGCGCTGATTGCCGGCACCGCGTTCGCGCAGGTGCCGCCGCCGGGCGTGAACGCGCGCTCGTGGGTGCTCGTCGATGCAACCAGCAACCAGGTGCTCGCATCGGGCAATCCGGATGAACGCGTCGAACCGGCGTCGCTGACCAAGCTGATGACGGCTTACCTCACGTTCGAGGCGCTGCAGACCAAGAAGATCACGATGGACCAGTCGATCAATCCGAGCGAGGCCGTGCGCCGCGTGAGGAACGACGAATCGCGGATGTTCATCGAGGCGAACAAGCCCGTCACGGTGCACGATCTCGTCTACGGGATGATCATCCAGTCGGGCA contains these protein-coding regions:
- a CDS encoding (2Fe-2S) ferredoxin domain-containing protein, translated to MDSFFKYHVFFCLNQREPGATRPSCANCGSQEMQEYAKKRVKQLGLAGPGQVRINKSGCLDRCEEGPTVVVYPEGVWYTYVDTSDIDEIVDSHLVNGKIVERLLIDR
- a CDS encoding alpha/beta hydrolase, encoding MNVHTKKYLIDGPVGKIEVAVDAPDASRDGGAAPRGIALVAHPHPLFGGTMDNKVAQTLARTLVQLNYITYRSNFRGVGETQGTHDAGVGERDDLRAVLDHMREQPGHADLPLVLAGFSFGTFVLSHVAARLREEGQEIERMVFVGTAASRWEVAPVPENTLVIHGETDDTVPIQSVFDWAQPQELPVVVIPGAEHFLHRKLHILKRIIVDAWR